The following are encoded together in the Streptomyces tsukubensis genome:
- a CDS encoding AfsR/SARP family transcriptional regulator: protein MKLLQESISTTEIGAIVTYGYCTERIEFQLLGSLGLRTSDHPNLADELTAPKPRKIIALLVMQANHIVPTTAMARELWGDNPPASVQTTLQTYVLQARRLLGRALGLSPADVARRILVTKFGGYQLNLSQRSVDVNEFARLAAEGQQAFIEGEDERAVRLLTEALDLWSGPPLVDIQAGPLLSAEIRRLEENRLTVQMQVVDAKLRLALHDQLPGELAGLAAQYPRNENLHAQYMLALYRCGRCPDALDVFRRLRERLVDELGLEPSLKIQALHRAMLAADPALDHGAVPTEGNLLLDRFAPTAPGREPWVTRRAS from the coding sequence ATGAAACTACTTCAGGAATCAATCTCGACGACCGAAATCGGGGCCATAGTGACCTACGGCTACTGCACGGAACGCATCGAGTTTCAGTTACTTGGTTCACTCGGCTTGCGGACGTCCGACCACCCCAACCTGGCGGACGAACTCACTGCCCCCAAGCCGCGCAAGATCATCGCCTTGCTGGTGATGCAGGCGAACCACATCGTGCCCACCACGGCGATGGCCCGGGAACTGTGGGGCGACAACCCGCCCGCCAGTGTCCAGACCACGCTGCAGACATACGTCCTCCAGGCCCGCAGGCTCCTCGGCCGCGCCCTGGGCCTGTCCCCCGCGGACGTCGCCCGGCGGATCCTCGTCACGAAGTTCGGCGGGTACCAGCTGAATCTCAGTCAACGATCCGTCGACGTCAACGAGTTCGCCCGGCTGGCCGCCGAGGGCCAGCAGGCGTTCATCGAGGGTGAGGACGAGAGAGCCGTCCGGTTGCTGACCGAGGCCCTCGACCTGTGGAGCGGACCGCCGCTCGTCGACATCCAGGCGGGACCGCTGCTGTCCGCGGAGATACGGCGCCTGGAGGAGAACCGGCTCACAGTGCAGATGCAGGTGGTCGACGCCAAGCTCCGCCTCGCCCTGCACGACCAGCTTCCGGGCGAACTGGCCGGGCTGGCCGCTCAGTACCCCAGGAACGAGAACCTGCACGCCCAGTACATGCTCGCGCTGTACCGCTGCGGCCGCTGTCCGGACGCTCTGGATGTGTTCCGGCGGTTGCGCGAGCGGCTCGTCGACGAGCTGGGACTGGAGCCGTCACTCAAGATCCAGGCCCTGCACCGGGCGATGCTCGCAGCCGATCCCGCCCTCGACCACGGGGCGGTCCCCACCGAAGGCAACCTGCTGCTCGACCGGTTCGCCCCCACCGCCCCCGGCCGTGAGCCGTGGGTCACCCGCCGGGCCAGCTGA
- a CDS encoding TylF/MycF/NovP-related O-methyltransferase: MLSRGGELYLDLMKRVLANVVYEDAPVGWYGDLDGYDTSARSQGLDLPTTAHTMVGLKRLANVQSCVERVIRDKVPGDLIETGVWRGGVCILMRAVLEAYGVRDRRVWVADSFEGVPVVHSESHPLDRDMALHRINGVLKISQEEVRENFSRYGLLDGQVEFLAGWFNESLPGAPVDSLAVMRLDGDLYESTMDALTYLYPKLSIGGFVIVDDYNIEPCRQAVWDYRGRHGIEESIEPVDTCGVHWRRTG; this comes from the coding sequence ATGCTCTCAAGGGGTGGCGAGCTCTATCTGGACCTGATGAAACGGGTCCTCGCGAACGTGGTCTACGAGGACGCTCCGGTGGGGTGGTACGGCGACCTCGACGGTTACGACACGAGTGCCCGCTCGCAGGGACTCGACCTGCCCACCACGGCGCACACGATGGTCGGCCTGAAGCGTCTGGCGAACGTGCAGTCGTGCGTCGAGCGGGTGATCCGCGACAAGGTCCCCGGCGACCTGATCGAGACGGGGGTGTGGCGTGGCGGGGTCTGCATCCTGATGCGCGCGGTGCTGGAGGCGTACGGAGTGCGGGACCGCCGGGTGTGGGTGGCGGACTCGTTCGAGGGTGTACCCGTCGTGCACTCCGAGAGTCATCCGCTGGACCGGGACATGGCTCTGCACCGCATCAACGGCGTTCTGAAGATCTCCCAGGAGGAGGTACGGGAGAACTTCTCCCGCTACGGACTGCTGGACGGCCAGGTCGAGTTCCTGGCGGGGTGGTTCAACGAGAGCCTGCCCGGCGCACCCGTCGATTCCCTCGCGGTGATGCGACTGGACGGAGATCTCTACGAGTCGACGATGGACGCACTGACCTACCTGTATCCGAAGCTGTCGATAGGCGGGTTCGTCATCGTCGACGACTACAACATCGAGCCCTGCCGGCAGGCGGTGTGGGACTACCGCGGTCGGCACGGCATCGAGGAGTCCATCGAGCCCGTCGACACCTGCGGGGTGCACTGGCGCAGGACCGGGTGA
- a CDS encoding glucose-1-phosphate thymidylyltransferase codes for MKALVLAGGMGTRLRPLTHSMPKQLVPLANKPVLCHGLEDIARTGVTDVGIIVGDWHREIEEAVGDGERFGLRITYLPQEAPFGLAHCVLVAREFLADDDFLMYLGDNIFADGVHALADAFRRNRPAAQVAVTAVDSPQEYGVAVTAPDGRVLGLQEKPREPRSNLAVTGAYFFTSEIHEAIARIRPSTRGEWEITDAIQALIDRGSEVRAVRLPDWWKDTGRVEDILDCNQLLLDHVTTSVRGSVDAASTVLGPVVVEPGARIIRSHLRGPLIIGAGCVIEDSYVGPHTAVGANCVLTDAGISHSIMLQDATVTDVNGIHRSVIGRSARVGAPVNGTGRHRLVVGDHTELEVVA; via the coding sequence GTGAAGGCTCTGGTTCTGGCCGGCGGAATGGGGACGCGGCTGCGCCCGCTCACCCACTCCATGCCGAAACAGCTGGTCCCCCTCGCGAACAAACCGGTGCTCTGCCACGGCCTGGAGGACATCGCGCGGACCGGTGTCACGGACGTCGGCATCATCGTGGGGGACTGGCACAGGGAGATCGAGGAGGCGGTGGGGGACGGCGAGCGCTTCGGCCTGCGGATCACCTACCTGCCCCAGGAGGCGCCCTTCGGCCTGGCCCACTGCGTGCTGGTCGCGCGGGAGTTCCTGGCGGACGACGACTTCCTGATGTACCTCGGGGACAACATCTTCGCCGACGGCGTCCACGCGCTCGCCGACGCCTTCCGTCGCAACCGGCCGGCCGCCCAGGTCGCCGTGACCGCCGTGGACAGCCCCCAGGAGTACGGTGTCGCCGTGACCGCCCCGGACGGCCGGGTGCTCGGACTCCAGGAGAAGCCGCGCGAGCCGAGGAGCAATCTCGCCGTGACCGGCGCCTACTTCTTCACCTCGGAGATCCACGAGGCCATCGCCCGCATCCGGCCCAGCACGCGCGGCGAGTGGGAGATCACCGACGCCATCCAGGCCCTGATCGACCGGGGCAGCGAGGTGCGGGCGGTGCGGTTGCCCGACTGGTGGAAGGACACCGGGCGCGTGGAGGACATCCTCGACTGCAATCAGCTCCTGCTCGACCACGTCACGACGTCCGTCCGCGGTTCCGTCGACGCGGCGAGCACCGTGCTCGGTCCGGTCGTGGTGGAGCCCGGCGCCCGCATCATCCGCTCCCACCTGCGCGGACCGCTGATCATCGGCGCGGGCTGCGTGATCGAGGACAGCTATGTCGGCCCGCACACCGCCGTCGGCGCGAACTGCGTACTCACCGACGCCGGCATCTCCCACTCGATCATGCTGCAGGACGCGACCGTCACCGACGTCAACGGCATCCACCGCTCGGTCATCGGCCGGTCGGCCCGGGTGGGCGCACCCGTGAACGGCACGGGACGCCACCGGCTCGTGGTGGGCGACCACACCGAACTCGAAGTCGTCGCATGA
- the rfbB gene encoding dTDP-glucose 4,6-dehydratase, whose translation MRVLVTGGAGFIGSHYVRSLLSGAYAGYEQAHVTVLDKLTYAGSTANLPMAHPRLTLVRGDVCVRRPLLDLLPGHDAVVHFAAESHVDRSIHDASLFARTNVVGTQNLLDCCVRTGPRKVVHVSTDEVYGSIDEGSWTEEHPLEPNSPYAASKAGADLMARAYWRTHGLDVSVTRCSNNYGPHQHPEKLLPHFVTRLLDGLQVPLYGDGRHVREWIHVDDHCRAVQLVLDKGVPGTAYNIAGVARSNEDMTRDLLRLCGADWSRVHRVEDRKGHDRRYAVDDSLIRDTLGFTPRIPLDAGLAGLVDWYRAHRAWWQPLTRTAQEAR comes from the coding sequence ATGAGGGTCCTCGTCACCGGCGGCGCCGGTTTCATCGGGTCGCACTACGTGCGCAGCCTGCTGTCCGGCGCCTACGCCGGATACGAGCAGGCCCACGTCACCGTCCTGGACAAACTCACCTACGCCGGCAGCACCGCCAATCTGCCGATGGCCCACCCCCGGCTGACGCTGGTCCGCGGCGACGTCTGCGTCCGGCGACCGCTGCTCGATCTGCTGCCGGGACACGACGCGGTGGTGCACTTCGCGGCCGAGTCGCACGTGGACCGCTCCATCCACGACGCCTCCCTCTTCGCCCGTACGAACGTGGTCGGTACCCAGAATCTGCTCGACTGCTGCGTGCGCACCGGGCCGCGGAAGGTGGTGCACGTGTCGACCGACGAGGTCTACGGCTCCATCGACGAGGGCTCCTGGACCGAGGAGCACCCGCTGGAACCCAACTCTCCCTACGCGGCCTCGAAGGCGGGTGCGGACCTCATGGCCCGCGCCTATTGGCGCACCCACGGACTCGATGTCTCGGTCACCCGCTGCTCCAACAACTACGGCCCCCACCAGCACCCGGAGAAGCTGCTCCCCCACTTCGTCACCCGTCTCCTGGACGGACTCCAGGTGCCGCTGTACGGGGACGGCCGCCATGTACGCGAATGGATCCACGTGGACGACCACTGCCGCGCCGTCCAGCTCGTCCTGGACAAGGGAGTGCCGGGCACGGCCTACAACATCGCCGGCGTCGCGCGGTCCAACGAGGACATGACCCGCGACCTCCTGCGCCTGTGCGGCGCCGACTGGAGCCGGGTCCACAGGGTCGAGGACCGCAAGGGCCACGACCGGCGGTACGCGGTGGACGACTCCCTGATCCGGGACACGCTCGGCTTCACACCCCGCATCCCGCTCGATGCCGGGCTGGCCGGCCTCGTCGACTGGTACCGCGCCCACCGGGCGTGGTGGCAACCGCTCACCCGCACCGCCCAGGAGGCCCGATGA
- a CDS encoding beta-ketoacyl-[acyl-carrier-protein] synthase family protein: MNRRVVLTGMGVVAPGGTGTKAFWELITSGRTATRPISLFDASPFRSRIAAECDFDPALHGLTHKETRRMDRAAQFAAVATDEAVADAGLEFHRTDPTRVGVTVGSAVGCTTSLEREYTAVSDGGRDWLVDHTYAVPHLYDHLVPSSMAAEVAWRVRAEGPASVVSTGCTSGLDAVAHARGLILEGSADVMVAGATDAPISPITLACFDAIKATTPRNDDPEHASRPFDATRNGFVLGEGSAMFVLEEYEHAVRRGARPYAEITGFASRCNAFHMTGLRPDGKEMAEAIRRALAEAGACPADIDYVNAHGSGTKQNDRHETAAFKAALGEHAYAVPVSSIKSMVGHSLGAIGAIEIAACALALRHGVVPPTANLHEPDPECDLDYVPLRARHRALDRVLTVGSGFGGFQSAMVLAAPEERAS; the protein is encoded by the coding sequence ATGAACAGGCGTGTCGTCCTCACGGGAATGGGGGTGGTGGCCCCCGGCGGCACCGGCACCAAGGCGTTCTGGGAGCTGATCACCTCCGGTCGCACGGCGACCCGGCCCATCTCCCTCTTCGACGCCTCCCCGTTCCGGTCGCGTATCGCCGCCGAGTGCGACTTCGACCCTGCCCTGCACGGACTGACCCACAAGGAGACCAGGCGGATGGACCGGGCCGCCCAGTTCGCGGCGGTCGCCACCGACGAGGCCGTCGCCGACGCCGGCCTGGAGTTCCACCGCACCGACCCCACCCGGGTGGGAGTCACGGTCGGCAGCGCAGTCGGCTGTACCACCAGCCTGGAACGCGAGTACACCGCGGTCAGCGACGGCGGCCGGGACTGGCTCGTCGACCACACCTACGCCGTACCCCACCTCTACGACCACCTCGTCCCGAGTTCGATGGCCGCCGAAGTGGCCTGGCGGGTACGCGCCGAGGGCCCCGCTTCGGTCGTCTCGACCGGCTGTACCTCCGGGCTCGACGCGGTCGCCCACGCCCGCGGCCTGATCCTGGAAGGCAGCGCCGACGTGATGGTGGCCGGGGCGACCGACGCGCCGATCTCCCCGATCACCCTGGCCTGCTTCGACGCCATCAAGGCGACCACCCCGCGCAACGACGACCCGGAGCACGCCTCACGCCCTTTCGACGCCACCCGCAACGGCTTCGTCCTGGGCGAGGGATCCGCGATGTTCGTCCTGGAGGAGTACGAGCACGCGGTACGCCGAGGGGCGCGTCCCTACGCCGAGATCACCGGCTTCGCCTCCCGCTGCAACGCCTTCCACATGACGGGCCTGCGCCCGGATGGCAAGGAGATGGCCGAGGCCATCCGGCGGGCGCTCGCCGAGGCGGGCGCCTGCCCCGCCGACATCGACTACGTGAACGCGCACGGCTCGGGCACCAAGCAGAACGACCGCCACGAGACGGCCGCGTTCAAGGCCGCGCTCGGCGAGCACGCGTACGCCGTCCCCGTCAGTTCCATCAAGTCGATGGTGGGGCACTCGCTCGGGGCGATCGGCGCGATCGAGATCGCTGCCTGTGCGCTGGCCCTTCGGCACGGGGTCGTCCCGCCGACCGCCAATCTGCACGAGCCCGACCCTGAGTGCGACCTGGACTACGTGCCGCTGCGCGCCCGGCACCGGGCGCTGGACAGGGTGCTGACCGTGGGCAGCGGATTCGGCGGCTTCCAGAGCGCCATGGTGCTCGCCGCCCCCGAGGAGCGTGCGTCATGA
- a CDS encoding ketosynthase chain-length factor: protein MRSPALTGMGVLAPNGAGRQAYWDATLRGENGIGRITRFDPASYPARLAGQIGGFDASAELPNRLIPQTDEVTRLSLVAAGWALADAALDPAALPEYAMGVVTANTAGGFEFGQRELENLWSKGSGHVSAYQSFAWFYAVNTGQVSIRHGLRGPGSVVVADGAGGLDALAQARRMIRNGTPLVLGGAVDGSLCPWSWTAQLTGGRLSTLDDPADAYLPFDARACGHVLGEGGALLVVEDQDSARARGARVHGLLDGCASTFDPRPGTGRPPGLERAVRRALEDAAWDPADVDVVFADAAGSPGPDREEADALAAVFGPHGVPVTAPKTMTGRLAAGSGPLDVATALLSFADQVIPPTVHVREPVHAYRLDLVTAPRRVPLRRAMVLGRGHGGFNSVVAVSAPPEAGPVPSPPGTPAARTTRAA, encoded by the coding sequence ATGAGATCCCCCGCGCTGACCGGAATGGGCGTACTGGCCCCCAACGGGGCGGGCCGGCAGGCCTACTGGGACGCCACTCTGCGGGGCGAGAACGGAATCGGGCGGATCACCCGGTTCGACCCGGCGTCCTATCCCGCCCGGCTGGCCGGGCAGATCGGCGGGTTCGACGCGTCGGCCGAGCTGCCCAACCGGCTGATCCCGCAGACCGACGAGGTGACCCGGCTGTCCCTGGTGGCCGCCGGCTGGGCGCTCGCCGACGCCGCACTCGACCCCGCGGCCCTGCCCGAATACGCCATGGGTGTCGTCACCGCCAATACGGCGGGCGGTTTCGAATTCGGCCAGCGGGAGCTGGAGAACCTGTGGTCCAAGGGCAGCGGTCATGTGAGCGCCTACCAGTCCTTCGCCTGGTTCTACGCCGTCAACACGGGACAGGTCTCCATCCGGCACGGCCTGCGCGGGCCCGGTTCCGTCGTGGTGGCCGACGGTGCCGGCGGCCTCGATGCCCTCGCCCAGGCCCGCCGGATGATCCGCAACGGCACACCCCTGGTACTGGGCGGTGCGGTGGACGGTTCGCTGTGCCCGTGGAGCTGGACGGCCCAGCTGACGGGTGGGCGCCTCAGCACCCTCGACGACCCCGCCGACGCCTACCTCCCCTTCGACGCCCGCGCCTGCGGACACGTGCTCGGGGAGGGCGGCGCACTGCTGGTCGTCGAGGACCAGGACTCCGCCCGGGCGCGCGGCGCCCGTGTCCACGGACTGCTGGACGGCTGTGCGTCCACCTTCGATCCCCGGCCGGGCACGGGCCGCCCGCCCGGTCTGGAGCGGGCGGTGCGCCGGGCCCTCGAGGATGCGGCCTGGGATCCGGCCGACGTGGACGTGGTCTTCGCGGATGCGGCGGGCAGCCCCGGTCCCGACCGCGAGGAGGCGGACGCCCTCGCCGCCGTGTTCGGCCCGCACGGCGTGCCCGTCACCGCGCCGAAGACGATGACGGGACGGCTGGCGGCAGGGAGCGGCCCGCTGGACGTGGCGACCGCCCTGCTCTCCTTCGCCGACCAGGTGATCCCGCCGACGGTGCATGTGCGCGAACCGGTCCACGCCTACCGGCTCGACCTCGTCACCGCGCCCCGGCGGGTGCCGCTGCGCCGTGCGATGGTCCTCGGCCGGGGACACGGCGGGTTCAACTCCGTGGTGGCGGTGTCGGCGCCGCCCGAAGCGGGCCCGGTCCCCTCACCCCCGGGAACACCGGCGGCCCGGACCACGCGCGCGGCCTGA
- a CDS encoding FAD-dependent monooxygenase: MNADQGPRAAGSTTDVCVVGGGPAGLTLALLLLRSGVRVTLIERATSMSREYRGEILQPGGLALLDQLGVLDPAAARGGYWLDRFQLVERERVLLDIAYDRLPAPYNRLLSVPQRHVLAELLARCRGFDSFRYLDGHRLSALVEEHGAVRGAVAEGRAGTHTVRAGWVVGADGRFSKTRRLAGIGAERQDVFAFDVLWFKLPQEGPPGREVRVFRAAGRPVLVYPSYPGTVQLGWTLPHKGYAEMAALGVDRIRSEITRAVPAYADRVARHLNALTDFTLLDVFAGRAREWVRDGLVLIGDSAHTHSPLGAQGINLALQDAALLHPVLVEALRDGDFSAERLDAYALPRSRDIDQVMKTQTMQAKAMLSQGRVARVVRPRLAGLVQRTPIGPKITRHIALGNPAARVRSDLFVPGRPAGRRTAPAVRVSTGPLLCPRQEPSKERGLHMDLATLPQERLRAGIEQFYARHMQLLDTGRAEDWARTFTEDGTFALPGRPEPSRGRAELAEGASRAHAAQRAAGETHRHWHGMLDITAQDDGTVRVRCYALVVLTPRGGDPRLHRACVCEDVLVDEGGEWKVRAREVTRDGA; encoded by the coding sequence ATGAACGCCGACCAAGGCCCCCGCGCCGCCGGCTCCACGACGGACGTCTGTGTCGTCGGCGGAGGCCCCGCCGGGCTGACCCTCGCTCTGCTCCTGCTCCGCTCCGGAGTACGGGTCACCCTCATCGAGCGCGCCACCTCCATGTCGCGCGAATACCGGGGCGAAATACTCCAGCCCGGCGGGCTGGCCCTGCTCGACCAGCTCGGCGTGCTGGACCCCGCCGCCGCACGCGGCGGGTACTGGCTGGACAGGTTCCAGCTGGTGGAGCGCGAGCGGGTGCTCCTCGACATCGCCTACGACCGGCTGCCCGCCCCGTACAACCGTCTGCTCAGTGTTCCGCAGCGGCACGTACTGGCGGAACTGCTCGCCCGTTGCCGCGGCTTCGACAGCTTCCGCTACCTCGACGGACACCGGCTGAGCGCGCTCGTCGAGGAGCACGGAGCCGTCCGGGGGGCTGTCGCCGAGGGCCGGGCCGGCACCCACACCGTGCGTGCCGGATGGGTCGTCGGCGCCGACGGACGGTTCTCCAAGACCCGGCGGCTCGCCGGGATCGGCGCCGAGCGCCAGGACGTGTTCGCCTTCGACGTGCTGTGGTTCAAACTGCCGCAGGAGGGGCCACCCGGCCGAGAGGTGCGCGTCTTCCGGGCGGCGGGCCGGCCGGTGCTCGTCTACCCGTCCTATCCCGGCACCGTGCAGCTCGGCTGGACCCTGCCGCACAAGGGGTACGCGGAGATGGCGGCGCTCGGCGTCGACAGGATTAGGTCCGAGATCACCCGCGCGGTCCCCGCGTACGCCGACCGGGTCGCCCGGCACCTCAACGCTCTCACCGACTTCACCCTGCTGGACGTCTTCGCCGGACGCGCGCGGGAGTGGGTGCGCGACGGCCTCGTCCTGATCGGGGACAGCGCCCACACCCACAGCCCGCTCGGCGCCCAGGGCATCAACCTCGCACTCCAGGACGCTGCCCTGCTGCACCCCGTCCTCGTCGAGGCGCTGCGCGACGGCGACTTCTCGGCCGAACGGCTGGACGCCTACGCGCTGCCGCGCTCCCGTGACATCGACCAGGTGATGAAGACACAGACGATGCAGGCCAAGGCGATGCTCTCGCAGGGCCGGGTGGCCCGGGTGGTGCGCCCCCGGCTGGCCGGCCTCGTCCAGCGCACGCCCATCGGCCCGAAGATCACCCGGCACATCGCGCTGGGCAACCCCGCCGCGCGGGTGCGCTCCGACCTGTTCGTCCCCGGTCGTCCGGCCGGCCGTAGAACGGCTCCGGCCGTGCGCGTATCCACCGGACCACTTCTGTGCCCCCGTCAGGAACCGTCGAAAGAAAGAGGACTTCACATGGACCTCGCCACCCTCCCGCAGGAACGACTGCGCGCCGGCATCGAGCAGTTCTACGCCCGCCACATGCAGCTGCTGGACACCGGCCGCGCCGAGGATTGGGCGCGTACCTTCACGGAGGACGGCACGTTCGCCCTCCCGGGTCGCCCCGAGCCCAGCCGCGGCCGTGCCGAACTGGCCGAGGGAGCGAGCCGTGCGCACGCCGCCCAGCGTGCCGCGGGCGAGACCCATCGGCACTGGCACGGCATGCTCGACATCACGGCGCAGGACGACGGCACGGTCCGGGTGCGCTGCTACGCCCTGGTCGTGCTGACCCCCCGGGGCGGCGACCCCCGTCTGCACCGGGCCTGTGTCTGCGAGGACGTCCTGGTGGATGAGGGAGGCGAGTGGAAGGTGCGCGCCCGGGAAGTCACGCGCGACGGCGCCTGA